The sequence CCGTTCGATTTGCCGCGAAAAGCCCGCGATGCCGATGACGCGCCCGCGGCGATCGCGCAGCGGGATTTTACTCGTTGTCACCAGACGCGGTGAACCGGCGTCTTCGGGAGCGCTCTCGATTCGGTTAAGGATGGGCTGGCCCGATCGCATCACATGCTGGTCGTCCTCGCAGTAGTTCGCTGCGCGGGTGGCGGGAAAGAAGTCATGATCCGTCTTTCCGATCGCCTCCTCTTCTGAAATGACACCACAGTATTCGCACCCGCGTCGATTCAGTGCCATAAAACGCCCGCTTCGATCTTTGACAAAGAAAGACACGTCAGGCAGTAGGTCGAACAGAGCGAGGACCTGTCGGCCGGATTCGACGCGGGCAAAAAATGTGTCCGCAGAGGGTGTGTTTTTCATGCTGCAATTTTACACGAATAAAGTCACGGCGTGCAAGACTCACCCTGTTGATCGTTCATACTGGGGGAAACTCAATGACATGTCAGTCAAGCCCATCGTGGTCATTATGAAATACATTTATCTTGCTTCCTTCTTACTCCTGTGGCTGCCGGGCCTCGGCAGCCCTGCGATCGTCTGGGCGGGCGATATTGATTTCAATCGCGACATTCGTCCGATCCTGTCGGACAAGTGCATGTATTGTCACGGTCCGGATGCGAACACCCGCGAAGCCGACCTGCGACTCGATATCCGCGAAGACGCCGAATACGTCCTTACCTCGGGTGAGTTGATCGACCGGGTGTGCAGTGATGATCCTGACATGCTAATGCCACCCCCGGGATCAAATCTATCTCTCAGTGAAGCTGAACAGGATCTGCTTGAAGAATGGATCCAAGCCGGCGCACCCTACGCCCAGCATTGGGCATTTGAGTTGTTGCCACAGTCGATCGATCTGCCAGATGTCGATAATGAGGAGTGGCTGCGGGAGACGCTTGACCGTTTCGTTTTGGCAGGCATGGAGGCCGCTCAGCTAGAGCCGAACTCGGAAGTGACTCCACTTCGGTGGCTGCGCCGCGTCACGATGGACCTGACCGGATTACCACCGCAACCGGAGGACATTGAGCGGTTTGTGGCGCAGTGCGAGGCTGATCTTGACGCTGCCTATACGGCAGCGGTGGATCGATTACTCGAATCGCCGGCGTTCGGTGAGCACATGGCCGTCGGCTGGCTCGATTTGGCGCGGTATGCAGATTCATATGGCTACCAGTCTGACAAACTCAATACACAGTGGCCCTACCGGGATTGGGTCGTCAACGCGTTTAATGACAATCTGCCGTACGACGACTTTCTCACGTGGCAGATAGCTGGTGATTTATTGGAAAGTCCCACCGCTGATCAGCTGTTGGCGACCGCCTTCAATCGCATCCACCGGCTCAATAACGAGGGGGGAGCGGTCTTCGAAGAATGGCGAATCGAGAATGTGTCCGATCGCGTGCATACCTTCGGGACTGCGGTGTTGGGGCTCACGATGGAGTGCTGCCGCTGTCACGACCATAAATACGATCCCATCTCCATGCGAGACTATTATTCTCTGTCGGCGTTTTTCAATTCGATCGACGAAAGTGGTGTCTACGATCGCACCGAAAAGGTGCCCTGCCCCTCGATGCTGTTGCCAACCGAAACGCAATCGGCCGCGTTGATCCAGGCCCAATCAAAACTTGTTGAAGCTCAACAAAAATATGCATCTCAAGTTCGTGAAGCCTCCACGCGTTGGCAAGCATGGCGGAAGGCGACCGCGGCGAATGATGCTCCGGTGGATGCCGATTTGCGAGTTGCGCTGTCATTCGATCGAGGCTTCGATAATTCAATCAAGGACATTTATCACCCTTCAGAGGGTGACCGTAGTTGGGCCGAGATGCCCACCCGTGTCGCGGTGCCTGAGCTGGATATCCCACGCCTTGAACTCAACGATGCGGCTGACATTCTTGAAAAGTCGGCTGCGTTTGAGCGATCAGCGTTATCGCTCGATGGCGAGCGGGGCGTGACGGTCCACGGAATCGAGCCACTGGATCGATGGACACCGTTTAGCGTCGTGATCACGCTGCGAGAAACGAAACGAGTCGCACAACGCAGTTTGATCGCCCACCATACTCGCGGCACCGATTGCGGTTACAACGGTTGGGACCTCACGATTGTCGACGGGTATGTCGAATCGCGAATGGCGCGAGTCTGGCCTGGCAACGCGATTGGAGTTCGCACCGTCGATCCGATTCCTGCCGATCAGTGGCTACAGCTGGCTGCCACGTACGATGGATCGTCGACCGCCAAAGGGCTGCGTCTGTACTTGAACGGCCAACCTTTGGCGACAACCGTGCTGCGGGATGAGGTGAAAAAGAGTGTCAACGTCAAAGTCGATCACGGCGGCGAGTTCGTTGTGGGACAACGCTTCCGTGCTCGCGGACTCGACGGTGGACTGATCGATGACGTGCGTCTCTACACGCGTAATCTGTCGGAAGCAGAACTCAGCTATCTGGCTACCGGCCAGTTTCAAGCCTGTGAACCGTACTACGTCTCAGCGGTTGATGAAGAATGCCGAAGCGCGTTCATGCGGCTCAACGAAGCTCGACGAGAAGTGGTGCTCGCCGAAGAGGCGATGCACGAAATCCCGATCATGCATGAGATGGACACACCTCGGGAAACTCACCAATTGGCCCGCGGTCAGTACGACGCACCCACGGACATCTCAACCCGCGTCTCACGAAGTGTGCCGAGTAGTCTGTCACTGCCGTTTTCAGACGATCTGCCTCGCAATCGACTCGGGCTCGCTCGGTGGGTAACGGATCCCTCGCATCCGCTAACTGCTCGCGTCGCCGTGAATCATGTGTGGGGCAATTTCTTCGAGAGTCCGCTCGTTCGTACGCCCGAAAATTTTGGATTGCAAGGCGAGTTGCCAACCCATCCGCAGCTGCTCGACTGGTTGGCTCGCGACTTCATCAACAGTGACTGGGATGTGAAACGGTTGTGCCGTAGTGTCGTGCTATCGGCAACCTATCGACAAGATTCTGCGACCAGTCCGGAGAAACAGCGAGCTGACCCCGACAATCGGCTGCTGGCACGCGGTCCGGCTTACCGCTATTCCGCTGAACAGATTCGAGATCTCACGCTCGCAGCCAGTGGTTTGTTGAACGCGCAGACGGGCGGCCCTCCGGTCTCACCCTATCAACCTGGCGAGGACTTGTGGAAAGAGGCCAATGGCATGTCGCCACCCTGGCAGCAGTCCGTCGGACAGGCGTTATACCGTCGTTCTCTGTATTCAGTCTGGAAGCGTACCGTCCCTTTGCCCAACATGATGGCGTTTGACTCAAGCACACGCGAAGTGTGCACGGTGGCGCGGTCGCGGACGAACACACCGATCCAAGCACTGGTGCTACTCAACGATATCCAGTTCGTGGAAGCAGCCCGTGTATTGGCCGAACGAACGATGGATGCGTCCGACCCTGCCCAAGGAATCCGCAACGCGTTTCTGCGACTGACGGGACGGTACCCCGATGCGCTGGAAGTGGAATTACTGTTCGGACTGTTCGTCGACGAACGCGCCTACTTTGCTGCGAACGAACAAGCCGCCGAAGAGCTGATCGGACTCGGAGATGCCGAACCAAGTTCCGAAGTATCTGCTATCGATCTCGCTGCCATGACAACGACGTGCCAAGCCATCATCAATCTCGACGCCACTATTTGGAAGCGATAAACATGCGCAATCACTGTACCGATCAAACGGCTATCAACCGGCGGCATTTTTTTCGTAGTGGCGCAGCGGGAATTGGCGTAGCTGCCCTTGCAAACCTGATGCGAAGCACGGGCTACGCAAGCCCCAGTTCCGCGGCCCCATCGCGTAACGAGGGACTGCATTTTGCTCCGCGAGCCAAACGCGTGATCTATCTATGTCAGTCGGGAGGACCTGCCCAGCATGATCTATTCGATTACAAACCACTGCTCAATGAACAGCATGGGAAGGAATTACCGGATTCGGTCCGGGGTGAACAGCGACTAACCGGCATGTCGGCCAACCAGTCATCGTTGCCGCTGGCTGGGTCGCAGTTCAAGTTTGCTCAGCACGGTCAGTCGGGCGCCTGGCTCAGTGAGCTCCTGCCGCATCACCGTGAAATTGTCGATGATGTGTGCTTCATCAAATCGATGTACACCGAAGCAATCAATCACGATCCTGCAATCACATTCTTTCAGACGGGCTCCCAGATTGCGGGCCGGCCATCATTGGGGGCATGGCTGTCGTACGGACTTGGCAGCGAGAACAAGGACCTGCCGTCATTTATCGTGCTGGTCTCGGCCAATCAAGGTGGGCAGCCGCTGTACTCACGGCTCTGGGGGAGCGGGTTTCTGGATTCACGCCATCAAGGGATTCAGTTTCGCGGTGGCGCCGATCCGGTGCTGTATTTGTCAAATCCTCCAGGCGTGTCGGCCAATCGGCGGCGGGCTCAATTGGATGTGATCGGTAAGCTGAATCAGCATCAATTTGGACAGGAACTCGATCCTGAGATTG comes from Allorhodopirellula heiligendammensis and encodes:
- a CDS encoding AraC family transcriptional regulator, with the protein product MKNTPSADTFFARVESGRQVLALFDLLPDVSFFVKDRSGRFMALNRRGCEYCGVISEEEAIGKTDHDFFPATRAANYCEDDQHVMRSGQPILNRIESAPEDAGSPRLVTTSKIPLRDRRGRVIGIAGFSRQIERMQSGTADAMADVITHLHENLAGEIATEELAEMAGLSISHFERRFRLAFGSSPRQYLIRIRIEHAAALLRETDKNITDIAQSCGFYDHAHFSRSFRRVMSMAPSAYRKRINSADRAKPASNRTSA
- a CDS encoding DUF1553 domain-containing protein, with translation MSVKPIVVIMKYIYLASFLLLWLPGLGSPAIVWAGDIDFNRDIRPILSDKCMYCHGPDANTREADLRLDIREDAEYVLTSGELIDRVCSDDPDMLMPPPGSNLSLSEAEQDLLEEWIQAGAPYAQHWAFELLPQSIDLPDVDNEEWLRETLDRFVLAGMEAAQLEPNSEVTPLRWLRRVTMDLTGLPPQPEDIERFVAQCEADLDAAYTAAVDRLLESPAFGEHMAVGWLDLARYADSYGYQSDKLNTQWPYRDWVVNAFNDNLPYDDFLTWQIAGDLLESPTADQLLATAFNRIHRLNNEGGAVFEEWRIENVSDRVHTFGTAVLGLTMECCRCHDHKYDPISMRDYYSLSAFFNSIDESGVYDRTEKVPCPSMLLPTETQSAALIQAQSKLVEAQQKYASQVREASTRWQAWRKATAANDAPVDADLRVALSFDRGFDNSIKDIYHPSEGDRSWAEMPTRVAVPELDIPRLELNDAADILEKSAAFERSALSLDGERGVTVHGIEPLDRWTPFSVVITLRETKRVAQRSLIAHHTRGTDCGYNGWDLTIVDGYVESRMARVWPGNAIGVRTVDPIPADQWLQLAATYDGSSTAKGLRLYLNGQPLATTVLRDEVKKSVNVKVDHGGEFVVGQRFRARGLDGGLIDDVRLYTRNLSEAELSYLATGQFQACEPYYVSAVDEECRSAFMRLNEARREVVLAEEAMHEIPIMHEMDTPRETHQLARGQYDAPTDISTRVSRSVPSSLSLPFSDDLPRNRLGLARWVTDPSHPLTARVAVNHVWGNFFESPLVRTPENFGLQGELPTHPQLLDWLARDFINSDWDVKRLCRSVVLSATYRQDSATSPEKQRADPDNRLLARGPAYRYSAEQIRDLTLAASGLLNAQTGGPPVSPYQPGEDLWKEANGMSPPWQQSVGQALYRRSLYSVWKRTVPLPNMMAFDSSTREVCTVARSRTNTPIQALVLLNDIQFVEAARVLAERTMDASDPAQGIRNAFLRLTGRYPDALEVELLFGLFVDERAYFAANEQAAEELIGLGDAEPSSEVSAIDLAAMTTTCQAIINLDATIWKR
- a CDS encoding DUF1501 domain-containing protein; translation: MRNHCTDQTAINRRHFFRSGAAGIGVAALANLMRSTGYASPSSAAPSRNEGLHFAPRAKRVIYLCQSGGPAQHDLFDYKPLLNEQHGKELPDSVRGEQRLTGMSANQSSLPLAGSQFKFAQHGQSGAWLSELLPHHREIVDDVCFIKSMYTEAINHDPAITFFQTGSQIAGRPSLGAWLSYGLGSENKDLPSFIVLVSANQGGQPLYSRLWGSGFLDSRHQGIQFRGGADPVLYLSNPPGVSANRRRAQLDVIGKLNQHQFGQELDPEIESRIAQYEMAYRMQTSVPDAANFSDEPESTFAAYGEDARQPGTFAANCLLARRLAERDVRFIQVYHQGWDQHSNLPKQIAEQAKETDQASAALVKDLKQRGLLDDTLVIWGGEFGRTPYSQGTLKPNNYGRDHHPRCFTTWMAGGGVKSGITYGATDEFGYNNVENPVHVHDFNATLLHLMGIDHERLNFKYQGRRFRLTDVHGSVVEDILA